AATGCGTTCTTTACCCGAGGGCTCTACTGCAATCGGACTTCCAATTGCAATGGCTGCGTATATCTATACGTTTATCTTTGTAAGTTGGTCTAGTATGTAGTTTTTACTCAATATCTAAGCATTCTAAAATGCATAATGCCTTTTCATGATGTAGTTTGTCACTCATTTTAGTTTTCACTAAAGTTTGTATCATTTAATTGATATGTGGAAATGAGGAATTAACTAATTTTATAGGTAACTGTTCCATCGATGGCATCAGTCTTCAATGAATATGCACTGAAGAGTCAATTCGAAACAAGCATATACATGCAGGTGAGTGTAGCAACCTTTTTTTACCTATAACTTATTGACAAAATATTActgtatataataataatgttagctaTAGGCCTATAGCAGTTATGACTAAAAATGGGAATGTACGTATGTTGATGTTGAATTGCAGAATCTGTTTTTGTATGGATATGGTGCAATTTTTAACTTCCTGGGGATCCTTGGAACTGTCATTTACAAAGGTACCAACTGACTTGGATATCTAACCTCTCAATTTGCATATTTATTGTGTTGGACTCAATAGAGTTGCATTAATACTTAATGTGTGAATAATGATAAATAAGTTATTGCATGTAGTGAAAAAGCTTACAACATTTTTTGTTGGATAAAAAAAAGCTTACAACTTTGTAGCAACTATATAATGAATTTAGGGATGATTATGTTTTTCAGGTCCTGAGAGCTTTGATATTTTACAAGGACATTCAAAAGCTACAATGCTTCTAATTATAAACAATGCAGCACAAGGAATTTTATCTTCCTTTTTCTTTAAATATGCCGGTAAGATTATACGCTAATGTAAGCATATATATTATTAGTAACTTCTAGATCCACTGCCCTCAAAAAAGATTCATCAGCAGTCGAGAGATGCTACATTGTGCTACCGTTTATCATAGTGTCTATTTTTTAGGTATGTTTTGTTGGTAataatttaaatatttttctatTTTCTAAAGATTGGTTTGTGACATGCAGATACAATTTTGAAAAAGTACTCTTCGACAGTTGCCACGATCTTTACAGGGTTTGCATCTGCAGCTTTGTTTGGTCACACTCTGACCATCAATTTTATGTTAGGAATTTCTATTGTTTTCATCTCAATGCATCAGGTATATCAAAAATAGTATTATTCATTAAAAGTAAATTCACATTGTTATTTGATTTAATTTACACTTATCTATGATTCTTTTTCCAGTTCTTTTCGCCTCTTGCGAAAGTTAAAGAAGAAGAAAATGGAGTATTGGAGTTGGAACAAATTCAGAGCAATCACAGGTACTCAAGTGCTGGAATATGTTggaatatcattttttttatttattatttttttttttttttgagcttaAGGTTATTCACTTGCTTATTTTGTTCACCTATAAAAAGGGACCAATTCATTGATATAGCATCAGGGGCAAATGAGGAGGTACAAATATGTTCTTAGATTTTTGTTCTTGCATTTCATAAAAGACTGTTTTCTGTACTAAGACATGTTATCTTGTTATTCTTTCTACCTATTCAGGCTAGCCATCGTCTAGAAGCTGATGAAAGACGACCTCTTCTTCCTACTTAATTTACCACGGAGTAAGTTTCTAAAACTACAGTGAGTTTTTTAAATACTGAAAAGAGTTGACATTTTTGATCCCATTACTTATTAACGGGTCCATTTGGGTTATGGTTTGCCCTTAACAGGTCATGTTGGTGGGTCGGTAGCTGGTTAAAACACTTGTCTAAAATTAATAGTCTAGTAATGGATGTTTTGTTTGTCAAATATGATTATAGATGCTGTTATTAGTGTGATACTTTGAACTCGTTTGACCCATCTGACTGTATTCATGTAAGCTAATCAATAGAGATAAAATATAACCTGGGTTGACTTATTCAGAAGTAAATGGGTCAAATTTGCCACCTGTAGTTATTACTGCGTAGCACAGTAACAATTTGTTCCCAAATTACTTGAAGAAATTGACCATGAACTACTACCATATCTAAACGTGTGAAATTGTTGCAGGTTGCTTCTTAAACCCCTTTATGGTTTTGGGGTGATATTATTATGATCATTGTGGATATTCATGGATAAGTATACTCCGCTAACAACCAGCCAAACTACAATTTTAAATAGAGAAAAGCGATTTAGTTGTGTTTTTGGACTTCTATCATTATATcattatatacatattattaagAAGATACACAATTCGGCAATTTATTTCTATTGTTTACCTCAGCCCAATTCTCCATATGTTCAAATTTAGTTTCTTGTCATTATTGATTAGCAGTTTTTGTTTTTGTAAATCTAGGTCGAATTACAAGAATTTTTGCTGTGTTTTCTCCCATGTAATATGGCCATATGGGCATCATCAGGAACATGAATATGATCTTGGAGTCACTTTAGTTTACTGTTAAATATGCATACACGAATTCAGTTCATGATTGTATTATATTGAAGATCTCTCTTTTCATGATATAACCATTTTGGACTGCTGTCTTATCAAAAAGCCAAATTTTTGGACTAAATCATTCTGCAGATTTAGTTACAAGTGAACCCCCTTATTCTTTTCTTTAAACGGGTTGTTCATTCTCGAGTTAGGTATTAACAAGCTTAACATTGATATATACATGATAGTGTGATTACTGATGATTAGTATTATAAGACATAAGAACAAAGATATGATATTTCAAGTGTTAAATCGATGTTCAAGCATTATTGCTACTGAAATGTCATACAAAGATTATGTGCAAAGGACTAATAAGTGAAGTTGACCATACAGTTGCTAAAACAAGTAAATGAAAGAGGTTTCATTGTTAACTACAGCTAATATATTAGTCAGATGTAGGCCTACTTAACCAGAGTACTGCGTCACCATTTTTGACTCTTATCCTGGCCACCTCAACATGTACAACTGAGTAAATTTGTTGTGAAGATAACTCAAATCACTAGATCATCTTAATGATGCTTCATAGAACTGCTAATAAGCTTCATGTTCTTATCGTTtggaagataatgatgatgatgaggatatAGGATTTTCGATTCAAAACCTTTTCAAGGATGATTGCGTTGACAATCGTGGGTTAGCTCTTCGGAACCGGGACAACATATCAACATATTGACGAGATAGGCTTTTTTCAAGGGGTTAATgctaaaaataggctacaaacttacacaaatgtaccgatgtcgcccacaaactcatttccgtcctactgtcgcctacaaactttgaaAAAATGTACTAATATCAACATTTTGGCGTTTTGACCTGTTACGTACTATTTTtgacctgtttttttttttttttttttagaattaaggtccaatccacgaacgacacgtgtcaATTTTGACCGGTTTAggcggtagcaagtcatttttgtttacattggtacactttttgaaagtttttgtttacattggaacactttttgaaagtttgtaggagaCAGtatgacggaaatgagtttgtgggcgacattggtacatttgtgtaagtttgtagcctatttttggctttaaccctttttCAAGACCTTTAAGATCACGGTATTTTATCGCTCTTCTGCGGCGGTTTTGGTTGGAGATGAGAACGCTAACTTTTTGACCTACAAAATTGTTAATCGTAATGGTAAAAGGATCGATCGGGAGACTGTTGACATGAAGATGAAGAAGGCTATCCGTTAGGGTGGTATGCTTTGTTTTTTAATTTGTTAAGTGTTGTGTCGTTATCTTTTTTGTAGGTGTAACAAGAGTAGTTTTTTTGTTGCGATGTATGCATTTGATGCTTAGTGTGCTTGAACCGTTGAGTGTGTAACGGGTACAAACTTGGTTAACAAAAGGAAAATAGTTACTTGAACCCCTAATAAGTTACTGAAATCCATCGAACACAATACTCAAAGTAGAAAGGATACAAACATATATCACTACAAGCAGCACACATCAATAACCTTTTCATCTGAACCGCTTTCACAACCTGGAAAATTTCAATAAGGGAAATGAGTAGATACCATATACCATGTTAGAATTAactcattaacattattataaaaagCATATAATAGTTGCAATGAAACACATCAAATAAGATTTAACTCATTAACGGGTAATGACATGAACAGACACTACTATAGTACTACTAGAAGAGCGGATATCATCACATGAACAAACTGAATAAATGCAGATAACCAATGAATATGCATGATGCAACAAAAAGTGCATATCCTTATATATATTGAAATGGACTAACCTAAATTCATCAGCAAGTAGCAACTTGTATGGTGCCAATCATCATTGTGATCAGTGAAGAACTAAATCGGACTGGTTTAGTAGAAGTAGCGTTTCCGTGTAGGAGCATACATCAACTGAATTCACGAAATCATTTCCAAAAATCCTAAGATCACGGAAGTTTTTTGAGCAGGGTTCGAAAACTTGAAGTTCTGCAGAATCAATTTCCATTATAACTTCGCCATTCTTCCTAAATGCTAACACACTACTATCACTAGAACCATAGGGAGCCACAATATTGAACAGTTTTGTAAAAGATTCCGAAACACCATGACTCAGCATCCATACATCACAAAATGATTTACCAGCCTCACGATAACCTTTAATCACTACAAGAGAGTCCAATAGCTTAGAGACGTAAAAATTCCCAAAAGTACTTAGTAAACAATCCGGGAGTAATATATCTTCAGATTCTTCACTTGTCAAGTTAAATGAACGGATTATGTTACCAGATCCATCATGCATTTGAATATACTCAAAAGCATGCCAATAAATAACTCCATTTATAGATGTCTGATACCATGTGAACATAAGCGGTTTACAAGGTTTATCCATTGGAATACTTCTCCAAACCCCTGAGTTTACActataaacctcaacttcacaagtggaacctgttggtgattttagcatgatccaacgtcattttagttgattggattactatgttgaaagtgttttcgaaccattgatacgttacacgaattcggagagtgtggagtacacgttcgtaaaacgtGAGGTGGTTTGAGGTTTCCTTTGGACTTGGAAATAATGTTTGGAACTTAAGAAATGCGAATTGGACTTGAAAGAAcgcgaaacgcgacttgaaaggctaaacacacTTGAAAATGAGCTTAAACAAAATTttggtgtgcagtagctttaaggcgcggcgcggctcctgggcccgcggcgcggcttaaagcatgATTTTCATGTCGAGACTTTATGCATATTTTGAAGTCTAGTcctttgttagcccgcggcgcggcttaacactgagtcgctgaaaaggtgccttttcaacccaaaaggcacattcgAACCCCAAACGTCttggggttgttccagggcattttaattacggtttttacatgtttttagaccattttaagtctaaatacatgaatgTTAACTACCAAGTCACTAATGGGTGTGAACCAAAGGTTGTGACTTTTCAagaaaccttttgacccattatatatacaccctttgtgtatttgaaaaaggttccaGAATTTTGATCCTTTTACACACTTTCAATTTCAAACAATTAGAAGATACATCTCTGCAATTGTTTGATTGTTATCTTTTAGCCAAGACGACAATCttgtctttgtcttatcccaatcgaaacttcgtgtaacccgtggctaacagggtcgaaatattcgattaggaaagtgttcacacgattcaaagatcaatccggagtcatTACTGTTTCAGGCACGAAGGTTTTACAACCCCGTTTTTCTAACAATCTAATCGAATATTTGTGCATTCTATGTCTGAAGAAACGGTGATAGAAGATGATCCGCGAATTTTGTGTGAAGTTtgaaggaattgaattgtgttgaTGTCAGAATTTTCATGGACTTATGGGACTCGATTTGGATGTGCATAAGGGATATGAGCATCAAGTTAATGGGTTGAAGTTTCATGTGATGGATCAACATGGTTGTTCAATCTTCATAACAAGTACACAATCTCTTATCCTTTACTATTATTTATGATTATGCACATAATGATAAAGATTAAATGCATGTTATATAAGTTAATATGAAATAAAATTAACTTATGGCTTAACATGGTAAACGTATCATTATGATGATTGTGTGCATGTTTGTTGAACATAAAATTACAATAATATCCTAATCTATTAGTGGTAAATTAACGGATGACTTTGGTTCATGAATGCTTTAATTCACATAATTAAAAAATTCATGAATGATTACAATTCTATTGAAAGTTGTGATTGTTAGTAGTCACAATGGTTTCAAAGAAAATGATACGTTTTGTCATTCAGTGAGATTAAATCTcatgataaaatattattattacaataaatggATGGATGTGTTGGTTCGTATTGATTAAAGCATGGTTCCTTAATCTGCAATTATATGACGTCATATTTATTGATTCAACATTTGTTTGAATTTAATATGAAACAATGCATCAGTTATATGACGGTTCTTGAAACCTTGTGCTTGGATAAGGATGTGAAATTTTTCAGTATGCATGTGTTTTGACTTTAATTTTCTTGAAATTATTCATGATTTGTTGCATGCTGGTTGCATGTGGTAACAACAAAttaattgtccaatggttcaaatgTAATTGGTACATTATTGGCAGTTATGGGGTTAAAAGTCACAACTATTGCATGTATTGTTTTAAATGAATCTGTGTACTTCCGGTATATAGTGGATTCATGCATCATCCTTGCATGCGGTCACATTAAATTAGAGATGTATGTATACTTGCAGATTATGAACAACACATAAGATTATGAATGAATATAAGGAGTGACAATAAAAGAAATTGTTTATATATTCTTTGAATATTGACATGAAAACCCTCTGTTATTAACAATTGTGATTGTTGGTAAGACAATGGATTAATTGATGACAattgttatgcttatttaatgGGTGGTAATAATCCGTTGGAAAAGTCACAAGACAATATTGTATTACTGTGAGGTGACAGATTTTGTTACGAACTCAAATGGCCATGAGAGACTTTATTCATTGGTGATTTATGTCCATAAAACATTTGATGGTTTATCAAATGATACAAGTTAGTGAAACTAATATGTTTAATATGGAGTGGGAGTAGATATTGCTTATTTGTTATGAATACCGTTATGCTATGAAAATTGGTGGTatgatgtatgtgattacatcaaGTGATCAATTTAGCATGGTGTTGGAAAAGATCAAGCGATGTCTAGGGTAATATATTGTGATGTGACTTAAGTATTTTAATACTTGTAAAAGTCAACCATGGATTATGGTTTAGTTCGCAATGGTGATCCTAAGGCATATTAAATTATTGAGTTTACTATTGATCAAGAGGATGATAAATCTACAAGTTGTTGGATTTAACACTTGGTATAGATGAAGTATCTTGGATCAAAGTCttgatgttgagattatggatATTATAAACTTGTTGTCATTACTTCTAGGTTTTAGAAGTGGATTGACTAGggtatgtttataattataatctcacgtctaatgtaatggtaataatgtGTACACAAGGATAATGGGGATACATTATCAAGGGCGTATAAATTACAGGTTTACATTGATGACTTATGAAAAGTGGACATGTGCAAGGACTAATCAATCTATTGATTTGAGTACTCACAAGTTTATTATGGTAAAATAAGGAATTGGTAAATCCTTGGTTTAAAGGATTGCAGGAGAATGGAAATTGATTGAGGTCATAATGAATGAGATTAAAGTTCATGGTGATCCCGAGTATTGGGATGTCTTTGACTAAGGCATGTATTTTAACAagtgaaagtctagacacttatgccttagacaAATTGTGTTTCGTGAGGTTTATCACGAATGAAGTGATGTATGTGGATTTTGTTGGGTTACAACAAAGTTTGACTAAATCACTTGATAAAAGCATTAGCCGGATGCGCGCAAAAGTTGGCTAatgttgtgggattgaagtccatttagatcttccatagtgggatacccaattcccttctagtacaacgctaggagctgaattcaatgaggaaagcctactatctgaagattggaacacatttgatatatgatcccaaagtatgtgttcggACCCGTGAGATAAAGGAGGTTGAAGTTTGATACTTCTTAATAGTTTTCTTGAAAAATTGCATCGCGGGAGCAAGATTAAAAGAaaactacctatgtgaacatgaggttaagccgcctcaagaaagcttgggacttagcttttgatatgttcatgagagGATTGGGACACAAGGCTTATAATAGTGTCGGGTTAATTGTAGAGAGTATGGAACTAATGTGTATATTATCGacaggttttcaaatgaattgatgggttcaaacgtttagagcaccctgatttttgaattcttgcacgtgtaatatactatgtgtaaattcaatccatgggacatttacacttatgcattagtttctaattgttggtactttagtaatcaaggatcatactaaaatggggggaattgttggtgattttagcatgatccaacgtcattttagttgattggattactatgttgaaagtgttttcgaaccattgatacgttacacgaattcggagagtgtggagtacacgttcgtaaaacgtGAGGTGGTTTGAGGTTTCCTTTGGACTTGGAAATAATGTTTGGAACTTAAGAAATGCGAATTGGACTTGAAAGAAcgcgaaacgcgacttgaaaggctaaacacacTTGAAAATGAGCTTAAACAAAATTttggtgtgcagtagctttaaggcgcggcgcggctcctgggcccgcggcgcggcttaaagcatgATTTTCATGTCGAGACTTTATGCATATTTTGAAGTCTAGTcctttgttagcccgcggcgcggcttaacactgagtcgctgaaaaggtgccttttcaacccaaaaggcacattcgAACCCCAAACGTCttggggttgttccagggcattttaattgcggtttttacatgtttttagaccattttaagtctaaatacatgaatgTTAACTACCAAGTCACTAATGGGTGTGAACCAAAGGTTGTGACTTTTCAagaaaccttttgacccattatatatacaccctttgtgtatttgaaaaaggttccaGAATTTTGATCCTTTTACACACTTTCAATTTCAAACAATTAGAAGATACATCTCTGCAATTGTTTGATTGTTATCTTTTAGCCAAGATGACAATCttgtctttgtcttatcccaatcgaaacttcgtgtaacccgtggctaacagggtcgaaatattcgattaggaaagtgttcacacgattcaaagatcaatccggagtcatTACTGTTTCAGGCACGAAGGTTTTACAACCCCGTTTTTCTAACAGAACCTTCGGTGATTTTGACGAGCTTAATGTCACTAGTGTTGGGACAAACCCCAAAACCAACAACCATAATTCTGTTATCCAAATTAGGAATATCAATACGAACTGATTTCCGGATCGAAGGATTCCATAACACAACCATCCTCCGTCTAGTATTGTCTTGATCTCGATGTGAACCGCAAAAACACACTA
The window above is part of the Rutidosis leptorrhynchoides isolate AG116_Rl617_1_P2 chromosome 1, CSIRO_AGI_Rlap_v1, whole genome shotgun sequence genome. Proteins encoded here:
- the LOC139868292 gene encoding CMP-sialic acid transporter 3-like: MKQGMIECSVCHSKLVNPSTKTFSRAYDRHRNKYSKKQRALNVLLVVGDCMLVGLQPILVYMSKVDGKFNFSPISVNFLTEVAKVIFALVMLLIQARNQKVGEKPLLSISSFVQAARNNVLLAVPALLYAINNYLKFTMQLYFNPATVKMLSNLKVLVIAVLLKIVMKRRFSIIQWEALALLLIGISINQMRSLPEGSTAIGLPIAMAAYIYTFIFVTVPSMASVFNEYALKSQFETSIYMQNLFLYGYGAIFNFLGILGTVIYKGPESFDILQGHSKATMLLIINNAAQGILSSFFFKYADTILKKYSSTVATIFTGFASAALFGHTLTINFMLGISIVFISMHQFFSPLAKVKEEENGVLELEQIQSNHRDQFIDIASGANEEASHRLEADERRPLLPT
- the LOC139868302 gene encoding F-box protein CPR1-like, encoding MSEVVPFEIQTEIIRKLPIKSLIQFRSVSKPWKALIDSSKFIADHSVRHNQPNHLLVRYAVKSGPKFISVVDNDDDSFPQMKSSITAPESLNLLSNVLVLGSSHGIVCFCGSHRDQDNTRRRMVVLWNPSIRKSVRIDIPNLDNRIMVVGFGVCPNTSDIKLVKITEGSTCEVEVYSVNSGVWRSIPMDKPCKPLMFTWYQTSINGVIYWHAFEYIQMHDGSGNIIRSFNLTSEESEDILLPDCLLSTFGNFYVSKLLDSLVVIKGYREAGKSFCDVWMLSHGVSESFTKLFNIVAPYGSSDSSVLAFRKNGEVIMEIDSAELQVFEPCSKNFRDLRIFGNDFVNSVDVCSYTETLLLLNQSDLVLH